The Desulfoscipio gibsoniae DSM 7213 genome contains a region encoding:
- a CDS encoding methylenetetrahydrofolate reductase C-terminal domain-containing protein, with translation MIIAQQKPVEDIAQMINDCKKVLFVGCAGCVTVCLAGGEKETEVLASAMRIKRNLENNPLEAITFTCTRQCDPEYIEPLDNLVKDVDAIVSLACGVGVQYLAERFKDKWVVPALDTKFIGGSTVHGSWEEKCGLCGDCILHRTGGICPIIRCSKSILNGPCGGSQYGKCEVSKDVDCAWQLIYDRMKALGKLDKLMEFQPPKDWSKSRDGGPRKAIREDVMID, from the coding sequence ATGATTATAGCGCAACAAAAACCAGTTGAAGATATCGCCCAAATGATTAACGATTGCAAGAAAGTGTTGTTCGTGGGCTGTGCCGGTTGCGTGACGGTTTGCCTGGCCGGTGGCGAAAAGGAAACTGAAGTGCTGGCCTCAGCCATGCGTATTAAGCGCAACCTGGAGAATAACCCTCTGGAAGCAATCACTTTCACCTGCACCAGGCAGTGTGACCCCGAGTACATCGAGCCCCTGGATAACCTGGTGAAGGATGTAGACGCGATTGTATCGCTGGCCTGCGGCGTGGGCGTGCAGTACCTGGCCGAGCGGTTTAAGGATAAGTGGGTGGTGCCGGCCCTGGATACCAAATTCATCGGCGGCTCCACCGTGCACGGCAGCTGGGAGGAGAAATGCGGGCTGTGCGGCGACTGCATTTTGCACCGCACCGGCGGTATCTGCCCCATTATCCGCTGCTCCAAGAGTATTCTAAACGGCCCCTGCGGCGGCTCTCAGTACGGCAAGTGCGAAGTCAGCAAGGACGTGGATTGCGCCTGGCAGCTTATTTATGACCGCATGAAGGCGCTGGGCAAGCTTGACAAGCTAATGGAATTCCAGCCGCCCAAGGACTGGTCCAAATCCCGGGACGGCGGGCCGCGTAAGGCCATCAGGGAGGATGTGATGATCGATTGA
- a CDS encoding methylenetetrahydrofolate reductase, whose protein sequence is MKNLSKLQQILDSGQFAVTAEIGPPKHSSAEGIRHHAEMMRDYVDATNITDNQTAIVRLSSIAAGVHVLANGIEPIVQMTCRDRNRIAMQSDLMGAYSLGMRNVLCLSGDHQKFGNHPTAKNVYDIDSMQLIYYLRRMRDEKLFFSGEEIKEHEPQFFIGAVANPFADPFEFRVDRLEKKVEAGAQFIQTQCIFDMERFERFMEMVRERGIDERVHILAGVTPMKSWRAAKYIQNNVSGMIVPDELVERLKNAEDPKREGVDICIEQIKYIKEKVKGVHGVHVMAIAWEEVVPEIVEKSGLYPRPKVG, encoded by the coding sequence TTGAAGAATTTAAGTAAACTGCAGCAAATATTGGACAGCGGTCAATTCGCGGTAACCGCGGAAATAGGGCCGCCCAAGCATTCTTCCGCCGAGGGTATTCGCCATCACGCCGAAATGATGCGCGATTACGTGGACGCTACCAATATTACAGACAACCAGACAGCCATTGTACGCCTGTCCAGCATAGCTGCCGGCGTGCACGTGCTGGCCAATGGCATTGAGCCCATTGTGCAGATGACCTGCCGGGACCGCAACCGGATTGCCATGCAGTCCGATTTAATGGGCGCCTACAGCCTGGGCATGCGCAACGTGCTCTGCCTGTCCGGCGACCACCAGAAGTTCGGCAACCACCCTACGGCTAAGAACGTGTATGATATCGACTCCATGCAGCTCATCTATTACCTGCGCCGCATGCGGGACGAAAAGCTGTTCTTCTCAGGCGAAGAGATCAAAGAGCACGAGCCACAATTCTTTATCGGGGCTGTGGCCAACCCCTTTGCCGACCCCTTTGAGTTCCGGGTGGACCGCCTGGAGAAGAAGGTGGAGGCAGGTGCCCAGTTCATCCAAACCCAGTGCATTTTTGATATGGAGCGCTTTGAGCGATTCATGGAAATGGTGCGCGAGCGCGGCATAGACGAGCGGGTGCATATCCTGGCCGGGGTAACCCCCATGAAGAGCTGGCGGGCGGCCAAGTATATTCAAAATAACGTCAGCGGTATGATCGTGCCCGATGAGCTGGTGGAACGGCTTAAAAACGCCGAAGACCCCAAACGTGAAGGCGTTGACATATGCATTGAGCAAATCAAGTATATCAAGGAAAAAGTTAAGGGTGTGCACGGTGTGCACGTTATGGCTATTGCCTGGGAAGAGGTTGTACCCGAAATCGTGGAAAAATCCGGCCTGTATCCCAGGCCAAAGGTGGGCTAA
- a CDS encoding FAD-dependent oxidoreductase: protein MHIAAKRSETRGRVIPLGKDNVGAVMVVGAGIAGIQASLDLAESGYYVYLVEQSPAIGGIMPMLDKTFPTNDCSMCILSPKIVECGRHLNIEKHMLSNIVDVQGKPGNFKVTLHKKARFVDLDKCTGCGDCANACPVDMPNEFNAGLENRHAIFKLYPQAMPAAYAIEKAGISPCRAACPAGVNAQGYVQLIKKGKFQEAWSLIYQDNPFPAVCGLVCTHPCESQCHRGKIDAPVSIRNLKRVAAEQAYANNIDELPLPEPASQRGQSVAIIGSGPAGLSAAYFLVKSGFRAVVFEADQLAGGMMRKGIPEYRLPRQFLDTEIKLLEKMGVEIRYNQRWGKDFSAAGLKNDFDAVFIATGTPRPFKLNVPGEDLANVIPGITFLNNINFGQQNALSGRVTVIGGGNVAIDNARSALRMGAQEAHVFALEKAEEMPASAEEIHLAEEEGIVFHYSRGVKAIQGDTIVQSIELVGVASVFDADGRFNPQYDETITETFNTDYLLVAIGQGADYGFLPDEDKSLLNDAGRMQVDRDTLETSLEGIFAGGDNVTGPRDVVSAICAGKTVAESINRYLSGMEQRKDRVFKVPEDKIAPLRQALEDVPPSNPAPLTFTPVEQRLHGFVQESSGLTPEQAIAEAERCLNCGVCSECGECVNTCMRQAIDHHMQDEYLELEVGSIILSTGVKTYDPSNLHYLGYGNYPNVVTSIEFERILSASGPYQGHLVRPYDHKEPRKIAWIQCVGSRNVKENHGYCSSVCCMYAIKEAVIAKEHSAQPLDTTIFMMDMRCFGKDFEKYYQRAKNEHGVNFVRTRVYQVEQTNDDSKNLIIHYEDEDGKLFTEEYDMVILSVGLEPSAEAKSLAEKMAIDINNYGFAKLAPLTGVNTSNPGIFTAGAYSGPKDIPETVLQASAAASAAGSLLGDVRGTLIKQKEFPPERDVTGEEPRIGVFVCNCGINIGGVVRVPEVVEAAKHLPYVVHAEDNLYTCSQDTQAKIRDAIIEHKLNRVVVASCSPRTHKPLFQETLREAGLNKFLFEMANIRDQCSWVHMHEPDKATEKAIDLVKMTVFKAALLHPIRQVTVDVTKSALIIGGGVSGMVSALSLAQMGYQAAIVEKSSELGGMGRRIKQGFNGEDIQIFVNDLISQVENHPLITVYKSVQIQEASGYVGNFTTILNNGEQVKHGVTIMAIGGRQYQPNEYLYGQSDRVMTTLEMEENMAAGKLKNAQNIVLINCVGSRDTERPYCSRICCSKSINLAIRCKESNPTANVFVLYRDIRTYGFLEDTYQEARTKGVIFVRYNENEKPQIDKNDRGVIVTVKDHILGDNLIINADVVGLAAAILPPEDNASLSQMFKLPLNADGFFLEAHMKLRPVDFASEGVFMAGIAHGPKNMEENIAQAKAAAGRAATILSKQGLASLGLVATVDTSKCAACLTCVRLCPFNVPRINNNVAEIEAVLCQGCGTCAGECPNKAITLQGYSDRMYVNMVNGLFEEVREGGRI, encoded by the coding sequence ATGCATATTGCCGCTAAACGCTCTGAAACGAGAGGAAGGGTGATCCCCTTGGGAAAAGATAATGTTGGCGCAGTAATGGTGGTAGGGGCCGGTATTGCCGGCATCCAGGCATCCCTTGACCTCGCAGAGTCCGGTTACTACGTTTACCTGGTTGAACAGTCACCAGCCATCGGCGGTATTATGCCGATGCTGGATAAAACTTTCCCCACCAATGATTGTTCCATGTGCATTCTTTCCCCTAAAATTGTAGAATGCGGTAGACACTTAAATATTGAAAAGCACATGTTATCCAATATTGTGGATGTACAGGGCAAACCAGGTAACTTTAAGGTGACCCTGCATAAAAAAGCACGTTTTGTTGATTTGGATAAATGCACCGGATGCGGTGATTGCGCCAATGCCTGTCCGGTAGATATGCCCAATGAATTTAACGCCGGGCTGGAAAACCGTCATGCTATTTTTAAGCTTTATCCCCAGGCCATGCCGGCGGCCTATGCTATTGAAAAGGCCGGTATTTCACCCTGTAGAGCCGCCTGCCCGGCAGGAGTCAACGCCCAGGGTTATGTGCAGTTAATTAAAAAAGGGAAATTCCAGGAGGCCTGGTCATTAATTTATCAAGACAACCCATTCCCCGCCGTGTGCGGATTGGTCTGCACCCACCCCTGCGAATCCCAGTGCCATAGAGGCAAAATTGATGCCCCGGTAAGCATAAGAAACTTAAAGCGGGTAGCTGCAGAGCAGGCCTACGCCAACAATATTGACGAGCTTCCTTTACCTGAGCCAGCTTCCCAGCGGGGACAAAGCGTAGCCATCATCGGCAGCGGCCCGGCCGGGTTATCCGCCGCCTATTTTCTGGTGAAAAGCGGCTTCCGGGCTGTAGTTTTTGAGGCTGACCAGTTGGCCGGCGGCATGATGCGTAAAGGCATACCGGAATACCGCCTGCCCAGGCAGTTCCTGGATACTGAAATCAAACTGTTGGAGAAAATGGGCGTAGAAATCAGGTATAACCAGCGTTGGGGTAAGGACTTTTCCGCAGCCGGGCTGAAAAACGATTTCGACGCAGTATTTATAGCCACAGGAACTCCCAGGCCATTTAAACTGAACGTGCCCGGCGAAGATTTAGCCAACGTCATCCCCGGCATTACCTTCCTGAACAATATTAACTTCGGGCAACAAAATGCCCTATCCGGGCGGGTAACCGTAATCGGCGGCGGCAACGTGGCCATTGACAACGCCAGGTCAGCGCTGCGCATGGGTGCCCAGGAAGCTCATGTGTTTGCCCTGGAAAAAGCAGAAGAAATGCCCGCCTCCGCCGAGGAAATTCACCTGGCTGAAGAGGAAGGAATAGTTTTCCATTATTCCCGTGGTGTCAAAGCCATCCAGGGAGATACCATCGTGCAGTCCATAGAGCTGGTGGGCGTGGCATCTGTATTTGATGCTGACGGTCGTTTTAATCCCCAGTATGATGAAACCATAACCGAAACTTTTAATACTGATTACCTGCTGGTGGCCATCGGCCAGGGTGCTGACTATGGCTTCCTGCCCGATGAAGACAAGTCTCTATTAAATGATGCCGGACGGATGCAAGTAGACCGCGATACACTGGAAACCAGCCTGGAGGGAATATTCGCCGGCGGCGACAATGTCACCGGACCCCGCGATGTGGTATCTGCCATCTGTGCCGGTAAAACTGTTGCCGAATCCATAAATCGTTACCTGAGTGGTATGGAACAAAGAAAAGACCGGGTCTTTAAAGTGCCCGAAGATAAAATCGCGCCCTTAAGACAGGCTTTGGAAGATGTCCCTCCCAGCAACCCGGCACCTCTTACCTTTACCCCGGTGGAGCAGCGGTTACACGGGTTTGTCCAGGAAAGCAGCGGACTTACACCTGAACAAGCCATTGCAGAGGCCGAGCGCTGTTTGAATTGCGGTGTCTGTTCGGAATGCGGCGAGTGTGTAAATACATGCATGCGCCAAGCCATTGACCACCACATGCAGGATGAGTACTTGGAATTAGAAGTAGGCTCAATCATTTTAAGCACAGGTGTAAAGACTTACGATCCCAGCAACTTACATTATCTAGGTTATGGTAATTACCCCAATGTGGTAACAAGTATAGAATTTGAGCGTATTTTAAGCGCCTCGGGACCATACCAGGGTCATCTAGTACGGCCCTATGATCATAAAGAACCCCGTAAAATTGCCTGGATCCAATGCGTCGGTTCCAGGAACGTTAAGGAAAACCACGGCTACTGTTCCTCGGTATGCTGTATGTATGCTATTAAAGAAGCAGTCATTGCCAAGGAGCACAGTGCCCAGCCCCTGGATACCACCATCTTTATGATGGATATGCGCTGCTTTGGGAAGGACTTTGAAAAGTATTACCAGAGGGCCAAAAATGAACATGGTGTGAATTTTGTACGCACCAGGGTATACCAGGTCGAACAGACCAATGATGATAGTAAAAATCTCATCATTCATTATGAAGATGAAGACGGTAAATTATTTACCGAAGAGTATGATATGGTGATTCTTTCCGTAGGGCTTGAGCCTTCAGCAGAGGCCAAATCCCTGGCTGAAAAGATGGCTATTGATATCAATAATTACGGCTTTGCCAAACTGGCACCTCTTACCGGTGTAAATACCTCCAATCCCGGTATTTTTACCGCCGGAGCTTACAGCGGACCCAAAGATATTCCCGAGACGGTGCTGCAGGCCAGCGCCGCAGCCAGCGCTGCGGGCAGTCTGCTGGGAGATGTGCGCGGTACATTAATTAAACAAAAAGAATTCCCTCCCGAGCGAGATGTAACTGGTGAAGAACCTCGCATCGGTGTATTCGTGTGCAATTGCGGTATTAATATAGGCGGTGTGGTCAGAGTGCCCGAGGTAGTGGAAGCCGCCAAACATTTACCTTACGTTGTGCATGCCGAAGATAACCTTTATACCTGTTCCCAGGATACCCAGGCAAAGATCAGGGATGCTATTATAGAACATAAATTAAACCGGGTAGTAGTGGCCTCTTGCAGTCCCAGGACCCACAAACCACTATTCCAGGAAACACTGCGGGAAGCCGGTTTGAATAAATTTTTGTTTGAAATGGCCAACATCAGGGACCAGTGTTCCTGGGTGCACATGCACGAGCCCGATAAGGCCACAGAAAAAGCCATTGATTTAGTGAAAATGACGGTGTTTAAAGCCGCTCTGTTACATCCAATCAGGCAGGTTACAGTAGATGTAACTAAGTCAGCTTTAATTATTGGCGGCGGCGTATCTGGTATGGTTAGCGCCCTCTCCCTGGCTCAAATGGGCTACCAGGCTGCTATTGTGGAAAAATCATCTGAACTGGGCGGCATGGGACGTCGCATCAAGCAGGGATTCAATGGTGAAGATATTCAAATTTTTGTTAACGATTTAATTAGTCAAGTTGAAAACCACCCGCTAATTACCGTGTATAAATCAGTCCAGATACAAGAGGCATCCGGTTATGTAGGCAACTTCACCACCATCTTAAACAATGGCGAGCAAGTTAAACACGGTGTTACTATAATGGCCATTGGCGGACGGCAGTATCAACCCAATGAATACCTTTATGGACAAAGCGACCGGGTTATGACTACGCTGGAAATGGAAGAAAACATGGCTGCAGGTAAACTTAAGAACGCCCAAAATATTGTACTTATTAACTGTGTGGGCTCTCGAGATACCGAACGTCCATATTGCAGCCGCATCTGCTGCTCCAAATCCATTAATTTGGCTATCAGGTGCAAAGAATCTAACCCCACAGCTAATGTATTTGTCCTGTACCGGGATATTCGCACCTACGGCTTTTTGGAAGACACTTATCAGGAGGCCCGGACCAAGGGTGTAATCTTTGTTCGGTATAATGAAAATGAAAAACCACAAATAGATAAGAATGACCGGGGTGTTATCGTCACTGTCAAGGATCACATACTGGGTGACAATTTAATTATTAACGCCGACGTGGTGGGACTGGCCGCGGCTATACTGCCACCTGAAGACAACGCTTCCTTGAGTCAAATGTTTAAATTACCACTCAATGCAGACGGATTTTTCCTGGAAGCGCATATGAAACTACGCCCCGTGGACTTTGCCTCGGAAGGGGTATTTATGGCTGGTATTGCCCACGGTCCTAAAAATATGGAGGAAAATATTGCCCAGGCCAAGGCCGCTGCGGGACGGGCCGCAACTATATTAAGTAAACAAGGTCTGGCATCTCTTGGTCTGGTGGCCACAGTAGACACCAGTAAGTGTGCAGCTTGCCTTACCTGTGTGCGGCTGTGCCCCTTCAATGTGCCCCGCATTAACAATAACGTGGCTGAAATCGAAGCAGTGCTGTGTCAGGGATGCGGTACCTGTGCCGGCGAGTGCCCCAACAAGGCCATCACGCTGCAGGGTTACAGCGACCGCATGTATGTAAATATGGTTAATGGCTTATTTGAGGAGGTGCGTGAAGGTGGCCGAATTTGA
- a CDS encoding hydrogenase iron-sulfur subunit encodes MAEFEPKIVAFCCHYUAYSAADLAGSMRLQYSPNIRVVEMPCSGTIEHRVLLETFENGADGVYVAGCMEGDCHFLKGNIRAKKRVQAVKKILDEIGFGSERLDFFNLPASDGGRFAQIANEMTERIRQLGPNPLNKNGAGNAQKEGGQTA; translated from the coding sequence GTGGCTGAATTTGAACCCAAAATAGTAGCCTTTTGCTGCCACTATTGAGCATACTCAGCTGCGGACCTGGCAGGTTCGATGCGGTTGCAGTATTCACCCAATATCAGAGTGGTAGAAATGCCCTGCTCGGGCACCATTGAACACCGGGTGCTTTTAGAAACCTTTGAAAACGGTGCCGACGGTGTTTATGTGGCGGGCTGCATGGAAGGCGACTGCCACTTTTTAAAAGGCAACATCCGTGCTAAAAAGCGGGTACAGGCAGTCAAGAAAATACTGGATGAAATCGGCTTCGGCAGTGAGCGGCTGGATTTCTTCAACCTGCCCGCTTCCGACGGGGGCCGGTTTGCCCAGATTGCCAATGAGATGACGGAGCGCATCCGCCAGCTCGGCCCCAACCCATTGAATAAAAACGGGGCTGGTAACGCACAGAAAGAAGGTGGCCAAACAGCATGA